The sequence below is a genomic window from Aerosakkonema funiforme FACHB-1375.
ATGGTACAGGATTTCTCTTGTCGCTATCCTTTACTCGCCGGACACGGCAATTTCGGTTCGGTGGATAACGACCCACCAGCAGCAATGCGTTATACGGAAACGCGCCTCGCTCCCATAAGCCATGAAGCGCTATTGAGTGAAATTGGCGAGGCGACTGTTGATTTTATCCCCAATTTTGATAACTCCCAACAAGAGCCGGTGGTGTTGCCAGCCCAGCTGCCGATTTTATTGCTCAACGGTTGTGCTGGAATTGCGGTGGGAATGGCTACCAATGTACCCCCGCATAATTTGGGGGAAGTGGTGGATGGTTTAATTGCTTTAATCGATCGTCCCGATTTGTCAGAAGATAAGTTGCTGGAATTGATTCCGGGCCCTGATTTTCCCACAGGAGGGGAAATTGTGGGAACGGAAGGTATTCGGGAAGCCTACACTACGAGTAAGGGCAGTATCCCCGTGCGGGGAGTTGCCAAAATTGAGGAGATCGCCCGTCGCTCATCTTCTTCTAAATCGAAAGCTCAAAATCGGACGGCGATCGTAGTGACAGAGTTACCTTTCCAGGTGAATAAGGCATCCTGGATCGAAAAGGTAGCAGAATTGGTCAACCAAGGGAAAATTGAAGGGATTGGCGATCTCCGAGATGAGAGCGATCGCGAAGGTATGCGCGTAGTTGTGGAAATCAAACGTGACGCCAACGCTCAAGAGGTTTTAGAACAACTCTACAAACAAACTGCTCTGTGTAGCAATTTCGGCGCTATCTTGTTAGCGCTGGTAGAAGGACAACCCCGCCAGCTGACGTTGCGGCAGATGCTGCTGGAGTTCTTGAGCTTCCGCGAACAAACTCTGACCAGACAATACAATCACGAGCTCCAACAATGCTTAAGACGCCTTCATCTGGTGGAAGGTTTGTTAACTGCGCTCTCAAATTTGGATGCGGTAATACAAATTCTCAGAAATGCGCCAGATGGCACTACAGCGAAGCTGAGTTTGCAAAGCCAATTTAATTTTAGCGATCGCCAATCGGATGCGATTCTCTCAATGCCCCTGCGACGCCTGACCGGTTTGGAAAGGCAGCAGTTACAGACAGAGTTTGACGAACTCAGAGATAGAATAGCTCAGCTAGAGCGGTTGTTGAGCGATCGGCACGAATTCCTCAAAGCTCTCAAAAAAGACCTGCGAACGCTCAAACGCAAGTACGGCGACCCCCGTCGCACTCGCATTCTAGCAACGCCAGCAGCCGCCCCAGAACAGCCCAGAAGCACAGCAGCTCTTGAGCAGAGGGGCACGACGGCGGGGGGGCAAAAGAAAGAAAAATCCAAGACTCAGGAAATACAACAACCCACTCTTTTCACGCCGCCACCGCCAGAAGAGGTGACTCTGGAATTCACCCATAAAGGTTATGTGCGACGGTTGTCAAAAAATGGCAATAAATCTTCGTCTTTGAAATCGCAGGATGATTTTGTTGTCAATACTCAAGCAGCTACCACTCAAACAGATTTGGTGGTAGTAACTGCCAGCGGCAAGGCTTATCCAGTCAATGTGGGCGATATTCCGCCCACATCTGGGGGAAATAAGGGGACTCCTCTTTGCACTTTGTTACCGGGTGCGAAGGAAACGCCGGAAATGCTGGTAGGGCAGTTTGTCTTACCGGATAATTTGGAAACGGGTAGTTTGGTGCTGTGTACGCAGCAAGGGCGTATCAAACGAGTGGCGCTTTCAGAACTTGCTAACCTAACTCGTCGCGGCGCAACGCTTTTGAAGTTGAAAGATGACGATCGACTATTATCTGTTCATGCGATCGCTTCTAAGGGAGATGTCGTCATGGCGACTAGCGGCGGACGTTTGCTGCGCTTAAGGATAAATGACGAGCAACTACCGATAACAAGTCGCAGCACTCAGGGGCTACAAGCCTTGCGGTTGCTGCGTTCCGAGCAAGTGGTTGGCGCTTCTATTCTGTTGCCGAATGACAGCCTGTTACTCGCTACCCAACTGGGGTATGTCAAACGTTTACCCATAAGTGCTATGCCGCTGGCTCAGTTGGGTAATATCGGTACGACGGTGTTTCAGTTCACCACCAAGTCGGATGCTTTGGCGGGGATAGTAGTCGCTAACGCTTCATCTGAGGTGATATTAATGACAAATACGCAGAGAACACAGAAATTACCTGTAGATAAGGTAAAGTTCTGGGGTAAAGATGGCACGGGCGATCGTCTGATTGCGCTCAAAGCTGAGGAAAAAGTTATCAATTTGCTAATTGCTTAATTTCAAATTTCAGATTTTAGGTTTTAGATTTTAATTCAATCTAAAATCTAAAATCTAAAATCCAAAATTGATTATGCGTATCCTTGCTATTGGTGATATTCACGGTTGTTCGATCGCCCTCGATTCCCTCCTCGCTGCTGTAGTCCCGCAGCCAGAAGATAAAATTATTACTCTGGGCGACTACGTAGATCGCGGCCCTGATACTAAGGGCGTTATCGATCGTCTCATCGCTTTGCACGCTACCGGGCAACTTATACCTTTACGCGGCAATCACGAGCAAATTATGCTCAATTCTCGTGCTGATGGGAAGCTATTAGCGTGGCTGTCCTGGGGCGGTAAGGCAACGCTTGCTTCTTATGCGGTATCTGGGAATGAGGGAACTTTGCAGGATATCCCAGAAAGTCATTGGGATTTTCTCGAAAATAAGTGTGTAAATTGGTACGAAACAGACAAGCATTTTTTCGTACACGCAGATGCCGAACCAAATTTACCGTTAGGGGAACAACCGGAATTTGTCTTGTTTTGGGGGCCGAGCGATCGACCGTCACCCCACTTTTCCGGCAAAACAATGGTTTACGGACACGATACACAAGAAAGTGGAATTCCACTTAATTTAGGCTATGCAATTTGTATCGATACTTGGCCTGACGGAAACGGTTGGTTAACTTGTTTAGATGTAACAAGTGGGAAAGTTTGGCAAGCAAATCAAGCGGGTCAGCAACGACAACTTCTCATCGATCGATAATTAATAAAGCTCACAAAAACAAACCCCTTTCCTCTAAAAAATCATCCTTATAATATCATAATCCAGTAGCATCGGTTGCCAAAAAAATCCCTTTCCGATCTGCGTACCCTACGGGAAGGCTATCGCCTACATCTGCGTTTATCTGCCTACATCTGCGGTAAAAACTTAACCCATGATATCATATCCGGTAGCATCGGTAGCGTCAAAAATTTGCGATCGCATCTGTGTTCATCTGTGTTTATCTGTGTTCATCTGTGGTTAAAATTTAACCAAGATTCGGTGCAGACAATCCTCAGCAGTCAAAAGTCAAAAGAAGGAAGGGCATCGGGAATCACGAAGAAAGCAGGGGGGTAGAGGGGTGACCGAGCAGAATTATTTTTTTTCCTTTTTCTTTTTCCTCTTCTTTTTGACTTTTGA
It includes:
- a CDS encoding DNA gyrase/topoisomerase IV subunit A; the encoded protein is MAKQLNLLSTGQVITTALHAEMQRSYLEYAMSVIVGRALPDVRDGLKPVHRRILYAMHELGLVPDRPYRKCARVVGDVLGKYHPHGDQAVYDALVRMVQDFSCRYPLLAGHGNFGSVDNDPPAAMRYTETRLAPISHEALLSEIGEATVDFIPNFDNSQQEPVVLPAQLPILLLNGCAGIAVGMATNVPPHNLGEVVDGLIALIDRPDLSEDKLLELIPGPDFPTGGEIVGTEGIREAYTTSKGSIPVRGVAKIEEIARRSSSSKSKAQNRTAIVVTELPFQVNKASWIEKVAELVNQGKIEGIGDLRDESDREGMRVVVEIKRDANAQEVLEQLYKQTALCSNFGAILLALVEGQPRQLTLRQMLLEFLSFREQTLTRQYNHELQQCLRRLHLVEGLLTALSNLDAVIQILRNAPDGTTAKLSLQSQFNFSDRQSDAILSMPLRRLTGLERQQLQTEFDELRDRIAQLERLLSDRHEFLKALKKDLRTLKRKYGDPRRTRILATPAAAPEQPRSTAALEQRGTTAGGQKKEKSKTQEIQQPTLFTPPPPEEVTLEFTHKGYVRRLSKNGNKSSSLKSQDDFVVNTQAATTQTDLVVVTASGKAYPVNVGDIPPTSGGNKGTPLCTLLPGAKETPEMLVGQFVLPDNLETGSLVLCTQQGRIKRVALSELANLTRRGATLLKLKDDDRLLSVHAIASKGDVVMATSGGRLLRLRINDEQLPITSRSTQGLQALRLLRSEQVVGASILLPNDSLLLATQLGYVKRLPISAMPLAQLGNIGTTVFQFTTKSDALAGIVVANASSEVILMTNTQRTQKLPVDKVKFWGKDGTGDRLIALKAEEKVINLLIA
- a CDS encoding metallophosphoesterase family protein; translated protein: MRILAIGDIHGCSIALDSLLAAVVPQPEDKIITLGDYVDRGPDTKGVIDRLIALHATGQLIPLRGNHEQIMLNSRADGKLLAWLSWGGKATLASYAVSGNEGTLQDIPESHWDFLENKCVNWYETDKHFFVHADAEPNLPLGEQPEFVLFWGPSDRPSPHFSGKTMVYGHDTQESGIPLNLGYAICIDTWPDGNGWLTCLDVTSGKVWQANQAGQQRQLLIDR